Proteins encoded in a region of the Pseudomonadota bacterium genome:
- a CDS encoding phosphoenolpyruvate carboxykinase (GTP), which produces MSTSNRELESWVNEVAQLTRADKVFWCNGSEEEYRQLVQQMLADGTLSELNPETHPNCYLHRSAPTDVARVEHLTFICTEKEADAGPNNNWMDPAAAHQKIDRLFAGCMQGRTMYVIPYCMGPLESPYSRCGVEITDSPYVVANMKIMTRMGDAALSRIEKDGGFVRGLHSIGELDPERRFIMHFPAELTIKSYGSGYGGNALLGKKCHALRIASCQARSEGWLAEHMLIVGVENPAGETHYLACAFPSACGKTNLAMLIPPESHKDWKIWTLGDDIAWLQLGEDGRMRAINPEAGYFGVVPGTNAKTNRNAFEMISHDTIYTNVGVTADNQPWWEGLDEGTPVLDWRGKPYDVKAGPAAHPNSRFTVAARQNASYSSLADAPEGVPISALVFGGRRREVAPLVYQAKDWAHGVLVGAGVASETTAAASGEVGVVRRDPMAMKPFCGYNFADYWAHWLSFAQRSDRLPEIFQVNWFRRNKDGDFLWPGFGENLRVLCWIIDRCEKRVDAVTTPIGLLPVAADIDIEGLDIEPAVLEELLRVDHAQWSIEMEALSEDLARYGDRLPAELSRQLQMVIDDLGEKDAA; this is translated from the coding sequence ATGAGTACAAGCAATCGTGAACTTGAATCCTGGGTCAACGAAGTCGCGCAGCTAACCCGGGCCGACAAGGTTTTCTGGTGCAACGGCAGCGAAGAGGAATACCGGCAACTCGTACAGCAGATGCTCGCCGACGGTACCTTGAGCGAACTGAACCCGGAAACGCACCCGAATTGCTATTTGCATCGTTCCGCGCCGACCGATGTCGCGCGGGTCGAGCACCTGACTTTTATATGTACGGAAAAAGAAGCGGACGCAGGACCCAACAACAACTGGATGGATCCGGCGGCGGCGCACCAAAAAATCGATCGGTTGTTTGCCGGTTGCATGCAGGGCCGGACGATGTATGTCATCCCCTATTGCATGGGTCCGCTCGAGTCGCCCTACTCCCGTTGCGGCGTCGAAATTACCGACAGCCCGTACGTCGTTGCCAACATGAAAATCATGACCCGCATGGGCGACGCAGCACTCAGCCGCATCGAGAAAGACGGCGGCTTTGTCCGCGGCCTGCACTCGATCGGCGAACTGGATCCCGAGCGCCGCTTTATCATGCATTTCCCCGCGGAGCTGACGATCAAGAGTTATGGCTCGGGTTATGGCGGCAACGCGTTGCTGGGCAAGAAATGCCACGCGTTGCGAATCGCCAGTTGCCAGGCGCGCAGCGAAGGCTGGTTGGCCGAACACATGTTGATCGTCGGCGTAGAAAACCCCGCAGGTGAAACCCATTACCTGGCCTGCGCGTTCCCATCGGCGTGCGGCAAGACCAACCTGGCCATGCTGATCCCGCCAGAATCGCACAAGGACTGGAAAATCTGGACCTTGGGGGACGATATCGCCTGGCTGCAGCTCGGCGAAGACGGGCGCATGCGGGCGATCAACCCGGAAGCCGGCTACTTCGGCGTGGTCCCCGGCACCAACGCAAAAACCAACCGCAACGCCTTCGAGATGATCAGTCACGACACGATCTACACCAATGTCGGTGTGACGGCCGATAACCAGCCATGGTGGGAAGGGCTCGACGAAGGCACGCCGGTCCTCGACTGGCGGGGCAAGCCATACGATGTCAAGGCGGGTCCCGCTGCCCACCCCAATTCGCGCTTCACCGTAGCGGCCAGGCAAAACGCCAGCTATTCCTCATTGGCCGATGCCCCCGAAGGTGTGCCGATCTCGGCCCTGGTCTTCGGCGGGCGGCGGCGTGAAGTGGCGCCGCTGGTTTACCAGGCCAAGGATTGGGCGCATGGCGTGCTGGTCGGCGCCGGTGTCGCCTCGGAAACCACGGCGGCCGCGAGCGGCGAAGTCGGGGTGGTCCGCCGCGACCCGATGGCAATGAAGCCGTTTTGCGGCTACAACTTTGCCGATTACTGGGCGCACTGGCTGAGCTTCGCACAGCGCAGCGACCGCCTGCCCGAGATTTTCCAGGTGAACTGGTTTCGCCGGAACAAAGACGGCGATTTTCTGTGGCCTGGTTTTGGCGAAAACCTGCGCGTCCTGTGCTGGATCATCGACCGCTGCGAAAAACGCGTGGACGCGGTAACGACGCCGATCGGTTTGTTGCCGGTCGCCGCCGATATCGACATCGAGGGCCTGGATATCGAGCCCGCCGTTTTGGAAGAGCTGTTGCGCGTTGACCACGCGCAATGGTCAATCGAAATGGAGGCATTGTCCGAGGATCTGGCCCGCTACGGCGATCGCCTGCCCGCGGAACTCAGCCGGCAATTGCAGATGGTTATCGATGACCTGGGCGAAAAAGACGCCGCCTGA
- a CDS encoding class I SAM-dependent methyltransferase, whose amino-acid sequence MGKTRGARYLKRKQQPKQAEIADRHYLYEQSVQGVEHEAEFLADTYREIRGSEATLLREDFCGTTNASCEWVRVDDRHRAICVDHDADVLAYGRDKHVAALSREAQQRITLIDADVLTVETEPADILAAFNFSYFTFKTREQLREYFTAARRAIKDDGLFFLDIYGGSEAYQEMEEETEYDDFTYVWDQASYDPVTGDYHCYIHFRFADGSEMTRAFSYDWRLWSVPEVRELLAEAGFSSSTVYWEGTDEDGEGDGVFTPVEKGEADEAFVSYIVARP is encoded by the coding sequence ATGGGCAAGACCAGGGGGGCGAGATACCTGAAACGCAAGCAGCAGCCGAAGCAGGCGGAGATCGCCGACCGGCACTATTTGTACGAGCAATCGGTGCAGGGGGTCGAGCATGAAGCCGAATTTCTCGCCGACACTTATCGCGAGATTCGCGGCAGCGAAGCGACGCTGTTGCGGGAGGATTTTTGTGGCACCACCAATGCATCCTGCGAATGGGTGCGGGTCGACGACCGGCATCGGGCGATCTGCGTGGATCACGACGCCGATGTGCTGGCCTATGGACGCGACAAGCATGTGGCTGCCCTGAGCCGGGAAGCGCAACAGAGAATAACGCTGATCGATGCCGATGTGCTGACCGTGGAGACCGAGCCTGCCGATATCCTGGCCGCATTCAACTTCAGCTATTTCACTTTTAAGACTCGCGAGCAGCTCAGAGAGTATTTCACTGCGGCGCGCCGGGCGATCAAGGATGACGGGCTATTTTTCCTCGATATTTATGGTGGCTCGGAGGCCTACCAGGAGATGGAGGAAGAGACCGAGTACGATGATTTCACCTATGTCTGGGACCAGGCCAGTTACGACCCGGTGACCGGCGACTATCATTGCTATATCCACTTTCGCTTTGCCGATGGTTCGGAAATGACCCGGGCATTTTCCTACGACTGGCGGTTATGGAGCGTGCCCGAGGTGCGTGAGCTGCTGGCGGAAGCGGGTTTCAGCTCATCCACGGTCTATTGGGAAGGGACCGATGAAGACGGTGAAGGCGATGGCGTATTCACGCCCGTGGAAAAAGGGGAGGCGGACGAGGCCTTTGTGTCCTATATCGTTGCCCGGCCCTAG
- a CDS encoding adenylate/guanylate cyclase domain-containing protein, translating into MGKEIELAILFADVVGSTRLYEVLGDVRARDTVGHCIDVMGQATENNSGTVIKTMGDEVMSSFPTADDALNAGSQMQQAISENPDFGGDKIEVTIRVGCHYGPVVLENRDIFGAAVHTANRMTSQAKPAQIITTQVLVEKLGKEWKENVRQIDIASIRGQSEEIVLFEVLWQTEDVTSMLPIIDLDRYANQKLGRLSLRFQDCEAAVDAEQKSVTLGRGKNNDLVVQGTLISRLHARIELERNKFLLYDQSTNGTFVYNDGKELFLRRDDVQLTGKGYIGLGKAVTEDSPQAIHFTIKEK; encoded by the coding sequence GTGGGTAAAGAAATTGAGCTAGCCATACTTTTCGCCGATGTCGTCGGCAGCACCAGGCTATACGAAGTGCTAGGGGATGTTCGCGCCAGGGATACCGTAGGCCATTGCATCGATGTCATGGGCCAGGCCACGGAAAACAATAGTGGTACCGTCATCAAGACCATGGGTGACGAAGTGATGTCGAGTTTTCCGACTGCCGATGACGCGTTGAACGCCGGCAGCCAGATGCAACAGGCCATATCGGAAAATCCTGATTTTGGCGGTGACAAAATCGAGGTCACGATCCGGGTTGGTTGCCATTACGGGCCGGTGGTGCTGGAAAACAGGGATATCTTTGGCGCGGCCGTGCACACGGCGAACCGGATGACCAGCCAGGCCAAGCCTGCCCAGATTATTACGACACAAGTCCTGGTAGAAAAGCTGGGCAAGGAATGGAAGGAAAATGTCCGCCAGATCGACATTGCCTCGATCCGCGGCCAGAGCGAGGAAATCGTGCTCTTCGAGGTGCTGTGGCAGACCGAGGATGTGACCAGCATGCTTCCCATTATCGATCTGGATCGCTATGCAAATCAAAAGCTTGGGCGATTATCGCTGCGTTTCCAGGACTGCGAGGCCGCGGTGGATGCCGAGCAGAAATCGGTCACGCTGGGACGGGGCAAAAACAACGACCTGGTCGTCCAGGGCACCCTGATTTCCCGCCTGCATGCGCGAATTGAACTGGAAAGAAACAAGTTCCTGCTATACGATCAGAGCACCAACGGTACTTTCGTCTATAATGACGGCAAGGAATTGTTTTTGCGGCGCGATGATGTGCAGTTGACCGGAAAGGGATACATAGGCCTGGGCAAAGCGGTTACGGAAGACTCGCCACAGGCCATACATTTTACGATTAAAGAAAAATAA